A genomic window from Streptomyces mirabilis includes:
- a CDS encoding MFS transporter — protein sequence MAAGYLEILRARHAARLLAGTLTGRLPNATAAIAVVLFVRAEGGTYSLAGALAAVYGVGNAVGQPLLGRLVDLYGQPRVQLPAALVSALGMGVFAFSGTDPLPVAYLSMVVAGLFTPPLEGGLRALWPSVLRREEQVHTAYAMDAVAQEVMFTVGPLLLTLCASLWSARAALLILNVVGVLGALSVVLSPPSRAWRSAPREAHWLGALRSPGLLALLGAFLFVGIALGSITVAAVSYADDHGGDAVYGWLMAAVGLGALVGGTAYGARRWSGAPERRLRVLVALLAVCYLPLVLMPGVVAMTALAALAGVFLAPCIACAFIIVDRHAPKGTVTEAFSWLVTTFTVGASVGTGLAGPVVEWGGAVWGFALPGVAGAAALVVLLATGRVLAATGDGAVVAVSSENDPNRAVEPRFSSGDRA from the coding sequence ATGGCCGCGGGATACCTGGAGATCCTCAGGGCGAGGCACGCCGCACGGCTGCTCGCCGGCACGCTCACCGGGCGGCTGCCGAACGCCACCGCGGCCATCGCCGTCGTGCTCTTCGTCCGGGCGGAGGGCGGGACGTACAGCCTGGCCGGTGCGCTGGCGGCCGTGTACGGGGTGGGCAATGCCGTGGGGCAGCCGCTGCTCGGGCGGCTCGTGGATCTGTACGGGCAGCCGCGTGTCCAGTTGCCGGCCGCGCTCGTCTCGGCCCTCGGGATGGGCGTCTTCGCCTTCTCGGGCACCGACCCGCTGCCGGTGGCGTACCTCTCGATGGTCGTCGCCGGGCTCTTCACGCCGCCCCTGGAGGGCGGTCTGCGGGCGTTGTGGCCCTCCGTGCTGCGCCGGGAGGAGCAGGTGCACACCGCGTACGCGATGGACGCCGTGGCGCAGGAAGTCATGTTCACCGTCGGACCGTTGCTGCTGACCCTGTGTGCCTCGCTCTGGTCCGCCCGGGCGGCGCTGCTGATCCTGAACGTCGTCGGGGTGCTGGGCGCCCTCTCCGTGGTCCTCTCGCCACCCTCGCGCGCGTGGCGTTCGGCACCGCGCGAGGCGCACTGGCTCGGCGCGTTGCGTTCCCCCGGGCTGCTGGCGCTGCTCGGCGCGTTCCTGTTCGTGGGGATCGCGCTCGGCTCGATCACGGTCGCCGCGGTGTCGTACGCCGACGACCACGGCGGCGACGCGGTGTACGGCTGGCTGATGGCGGCCGTGGGGCTCGGGGCCCTCGTCGGTGGGACGGCGTACGGGGCGCGGCGGTGGAGTGGCGCGCCCGAGCGGCGACTGCGGGTGCTGGTCGCCCTTCTGGCGGTGTGTTATCTGCCACTCGTGCTGATGCCGGGCGTGGTCGCCATGACGGCCCTCGCGGCGCTCGCCGGGGTCTTCCTGGCGCCCTGCATCGCCTGCGCCTTCATCATCGTCGACCGGCACGCGCCGAAGGGCACCGTCACCGAGGCGTTCTCCTGGCTTGTGACGACGTTCACCGTGGGCGCGTCGGTCGGAACGGGCCTCGCGGGCCCGGTCGTCGAGTGGGGCGGGGCGGTGTGGGGCTTCGCCCTGCCGGGTGTCGCGGGTGCCGCCGCACTGGTGGTTCTGCTGGCCACGGGGCGGGTCCTCGCAGCTACCGGGGACGGTGCGGTCGTTGCGGTCTCATCGGAAAATGATCCAAACCGTGCCGTCGAACCCCGTTTCAGCTCGGGGGATCGGGCGTAA
- a CDS encoding LacI family DNA-binding transcriptional regulator, translating to MARGSTRPTSRDVAQAAGVSQAAVSLVLADKWRGRVSETTAERVREAAQELGYRPNLAARNLRLGRTRTVLLVVPALTTEFFAGVYTGAARVAAEHGFGVVLYPSPEGIGPARDPFGSAAAALDGVIASSMAADALTAIRGDQLPLVMLDSDPEGSLGAATVNLDITDGVRQVAEHLLSLGHRRFLHLAADIPSWTFEVRARELAERLSEVPGTDLRTTRAPISIEDAVAAAGSALAAPGPRPTALVCDDDKLAAGAYKAARRLGLRIPEDLSVTGLDDLALAQAIDPELTTVRLDAERFGERGMEALLAVLDGRTPPVGDIPVHLVVRGSTAPPGAP from the coding sequence GTGGCACGAGGTAGCACCCGCCCGACGAGCCGTGACGTCGCCCAGGCCGCCGGGGTGTCCCAGGCCGCGGTCTCCCTCGTGCTGGCCGACAAGTGGCGCGGCCGGGTCTCCGAGACGACCGCGGAACGTGTCCGCGAGGCCGCTCAGGAGCTCGGCTACCGCCCGAACCTGGCCGCCCGCAACCTGCGCCTGGGCCGCACCCGTACGGTCCTCCTGGTGGTCCCGGCACTGACCACCGAGTTCTTCGCCGGGGTCTACACCGGCGCGGCCCGCGTCGCGGCGGAACACGGCTTCGGCGTGGTTCTGTACCCCTCCCCCGAAGGCATCGGCCCCGCGCGTGACCCGTTCGGCTCCGCGGCTGCCGCCCTGGACGGCGTCATCGCCTCCTCCATGGCCGCGGACGCCCTGACCGCCATCCGGGGTGACCAGCTCCCCCTGGTGATGCTCGACAGCGACCCTGAGGGCAGCCTGGGCGCGGCGACCGTCAACCTCGACATCACGGACGGCGTACGACAGGTGGCCGAGCACCTCCTGTCCCTGGGCCACCGCCGTTTCCTCCATCTGGCGGCGGACATCCCGTCCTGGACCTTCGAGGTACGCGCCCGGGAACTGGCCGAGCGCCTGTCCGAGGTCCCCGGCACGGACCTCCGCACGACCCGGGCCCCGATCTCCATCGAGGACGCGGTGGCCGCCGCGGGATCGGCCCTCGCCGCCCCCGGCCCCCGCCCCACCGCCCTGGTCTGCGACGACGACAAACTGGCGGCAGGCGCCTACAAGGCCGCCCGCCGCCTGGGCCTGCGCATCCCCGAGGATCTCTCCGTCACGGGCCTGGACGACCTGGCCCTGGCCCAGGCCATCGACCCGGAGCTGACCACCGTCCGCCTGGACGCGGAGCGCTTCGGCGAACGCGGCATGGAAGCCCTCCTGGCCGTCCTGGACGGCCGAACACCCCCCGTGGGCGACATCCCGGTGCACCTGGTCGTACGAGGCTCCACAGCCCCACCAGGCGCCCCCTAG
- the prcA gene encoding proteasome subunit alpha, with protein MSTPFYVSPQQAMADRAEYARKGIARGRSLVVLQYADGIVFVGENPSRALHKFSEIYDRIGFAAAGKYNEYENLRIGGVRYADLRGYTYDRDDVTARGLANVYAQTLGTIFSSAAEKPYEVELVVAEVGETPEGDQIYRLPHDGSIVDEHGSVAVGGNAEQISSYLDQRHQDGMSLAEALKLAVQSLSREPNGGEREIPAERLEVAVLDRTRPQQRKFRRIVGRQLGRLLEEGGAETATEAEDAEDEE; from the coding sequence GTGTCGACGCCGTTCTATGTCTCACCCCAGCAGGCCATGGCCGACCGGGCGGAATACGCCCGTAAGGGCATCGCCCGCGGTCGCAGCCTCGTTGTGCTGCAGTACGCCGACGGCATTGTGTTCGTCGGCGAGAACCCGTCCCGTGCCCTGCACAAGTTCAGCGAGATCTACGACCGGATCGGCTTCGCGGCCGCCGGCAAGTACAACGAATACGAGAACCTGCGGATCGGCGGCGTGCGCTATGCCGATCTGCGGGGTTACACCTATGACCGTGATGATGTGACCGCCCGGGGTCTGGCGAATGTGTACGCACAGACGCTGGGCACGATCTTCTCCTCGGCCGCCGAGAAGCCGTACGAGGTGGAGCTCGTCGTCGCCGAGGTGGGGGAGACCCCCGAAGGCGACCAGATCTATCGGCTGCCGCACGACGGGTCCATCGTGGACGAGCACGGGTCCGTCGCGGTGGGTGGCAATGCCGAGCAGATCAGCAGTTACCTGGACCAGCGCCACCAGGACGGGATGTCGCTGGCGGAGGCGCTGAAGCTGGCCGTGCAGTCGCTGTCGCGGGAGCCGAACGGGGGCGAGCGGGAGATCCCCGCGGAGCGCCTGGAGGTCGCGGTCCTGGACCGTACGCGCCCGCAGCAGCGCAAGTTCAGGCGGATCGTCGGGCGTCAGCTGGGCCGGCTGCTGGAGGAGGGCGGCGCGGAGACCGCCACGGAGGCCGAGGACGCCGAAGACGAGGAGTGA
- the prcB gene encoding proteasome subunit beta, which produces MEANTRSTGRLPAAFLTPGSSSFMDFLSEHQPEMLPGKRQLPPIQGVIEAPHGTTIVAVTFPGGVVLAGDRRATMGNMIAQRDIEKVFPADEYSAVGIAGTAGLAVEMVKLFQLELEHFEKVEGTTLSLEGKANRLSTMIRSNLGMAMQGLAVVPLFAGFDVDRDKGRIFSYDVTGGRSEEQGYASTGSGSIFARGAMKKLYREDLTEEQATTLVIQALYDAADDDSATGGPDVARRIYPIVTVITEDGFRRLTDGESSDIARAILERRLEQPDGPRAALL; this is translated from the coding sequence GTGGAAGCCAACACTCGTAGCACCGGGCGTCTACCGGCTGCCTTCCTGACGCCCGGGTCGTCGTCCTTCATGGACTTCCTGTCCGAGCATCAGCCGGAGATGCTGCCGGGCAAGCGGCAGCTGCCGCCCATCCAGGGCGTGATCGAGGCCCCGCACGGCACGACCATCGTCGCCGTCACGTTCCCCGGCGGAGTGGTCCTCGCCGGCGACCGCCGGGCCACCATGGGCAACATGATCGCCCAGCGCGACATCGAGAAGGTCTTCCCGGCCGACGAGTACTCGGCGGTGGGCATCGCCGGTACGGCCGGTCTGGCCGTCGAGATGGTCAAGCTGTTCCAGCTGGAGCTGGAGCACTTCGAGAAGGTGGAGGGCACCACGCTCTCCCTGGAGGGCAAGGCGAACCGGCTCTCCACCATGATCCGTTCCAACCTCGGCATGGCCATGCAGGGCCTCGCCGTGGTCCCTCTCTTCGCGGGTTTCGACGTGGACCGCGACAAGGGCCGCATCTTCTCCTACGACGTCACCGGAGGCCGCTCCGAGGAGCAGGGCTACGCCTCCACCGGCTCCGGCTCGATCTTCGCGCGCGGTGCCATGAAGAAGCTCTACCGCGAGGACCTGACCGAAGAGCAGGCCACGACCCTCGTCATCCAGGCGCTGTACGACGCGGCCGACGACGACTCGGCGACCGGTGGTCCCGACGTCGCCCGCCGGATCTACCCGATCGTCACCGTGATCACCGAGGACGGCTTCCGCAGGCTCACCGACGGCGAGTCCTCCGACATCGCCCGCGCGATTCTGGAGCGGCGTCTGGAGCAGCCGGACGGTCCGCGGGCCGCGCTGCTCTGA
- a CDS encoding endonuclease VII domain-containing protein gives MRDGLQAHRRACAAAHHQERQFAKGWNVRPPVDVPEGHKLCRGCGEIKPHSEWHRNATASDGLATCCKACEAIRGARRSPQAPLGMTEAERDEMIASQMGLCVICLKAPAVHVDHCHETGRVRGVLCFNCNSAIGKLGDDPDAVRRAAAYLEGSPWKPTLVAPGVYRLPS, from the coding sequence ATGCGCGACGGACTTCAAGCTCATCGTCGCGCGTGTGCTGCGGCGCATCACCAGGAGCGGCAGTTCGCCAAGGGGTGGAACGTCCGGCCTCCAGTGGACGTGCCCGAGGGGCACAAACTCTGTCGGGGCTGTGGCGAGATCAAGCCCCATAGCGAGTGGCATCGCAATGCCACCGCATCGGATGGCCTTGCGACGTGCTGCAAAGCGTGCGAGGCCATCCGGGGGGCGAGAAGGTCACCTCAAGCGCCACTAGGCATGACCGAAGCCGAACGGGACGAGATGATCGCCTCTCAAATGGGGCTCTGTGTGATCTGTTTGAAAGCTCCTGCAGTTCATGTGGATCACTGCCACGAGACGGGTAGGGTCCGTGGCGTACTGTGCTTCAACTGCAATTCGGCCATCGGCAAGTTGGGAGATGATCCCGACGCTGTTCGTCGGGCTGCCGCCTACTTGGAAGGATCCCCGTGGAAGCCAACACTCGTAGCACCGGGCGTCTACCGGCTGCCTTCCTGA
- a CDS encoding ubiquitin-like protein Pup gives MATKDTGGGQQKATRSTEEVEEQAQDAQVTDDLKERQEKLSDDVDSVLDEIDDVLEENAEDFVRSFVQKGGE, from the coding sequence ATGGCGACCAAGGACACCGGCGGCGGACAGCAGAAGGCGACGCGTTCCACCGAGGAGGTCGAGGAGCAGGCGCAGGACGCGCAGGTGACGGACGACCTCAAGGAACGCCAGGAGAAGCTGAGCGACGACGTCGACTCGGTTCTGGACGAAATCGACGACGTCTTGGAGGAGAACGCCGAGGACTTCGTGCGAAGCTTCGTTCAGAAGGGTGGGGAGTGA
- the dop gene encoding depupylase/deamidase Dop translates to MTVRRVMGIETEYGISVPGHPNANAMLTSSQIVNAYAAAMHRARRARWDFEEENPLRDARGFDLAREAADSSQLTDEDIGLANVILTNGARLYVDHAHPEYSAPEVTNPWDAVLWDKAGERIMAEAAERAAQLPGAQPIHLYKNNTDNKGASYGTHENYLMKRETPFSDIVRHLTPFFVSRQVVTGAGRVGIGQDGHEHGFQLSQRADYFEVEVGLETTLKRPIINTRDEPHADAEKYRRLHVIIGDANLSEISTYLKLGTTALVLSMIEDGFIAVDLAVDQPVRTLHQVSHDPTLKRLVTLRSGRTLTAVQLQMEYFELSRKYVEERFGADADDQTKDVLARWEDTLNRLENDPMSLSGELDWVAKRELMEGYRRRDGLDWDAARLHLVDLQYADVRAEKGLYNRLAARGKMKRLLDERDVERARTKPPEDTRAYFRGRCLEQYADDVAAASWDSVIFDLPGRDSLQRVPTLEPLRGTRNHVKELLDRCRTAEDLVRVLSGG, encoded by the coding sequence ATGACCGTACGGCGAGTAATGGGCATCGAGACGGAGTACGGGATCTCCGTCCCCGGCCACCCCAACGCCAATGCCATGCTCACCTCGTCCCAGATCGTCAACGCGTACGCGGCGGCGATGCACCGGGCGCGCCGCGCCCGCTGGGATTTCGAGGAGGAGAACCCGCTGCGGGACGCGCGAGGCTTCGACCTCGCCCGCGAGGCCGCCGACTCCAGCCAGCTCACCGACGAGGACATCGGCCTGGCCAATGTCATCCTCACCAATGGCGCACGGCTGTACGTGGACCACGCGCACCCGGAGTACAGCGCTCCCGAGGTCACCAACCCGTGGGACGCCGTCCTGTGGGACAAGGCCGGCGAGCGCATCATGGCGGAGGCCGCGGAGCGCGCGGCCCAGCTCCCCGGCGCCCAGCCGATCCACCTCTACAAGAACAACACCGACAACAAGGGCGCCTCGTACGGCACGCACGAGAACTACCTGATGAAGCGGGAGACCCCCTTCTCGGACATCGTGCGCCACCTCACGCCGTTCTTCGTCTCACGCCAGGTCGTCACCGGAGCGGGCCGCGTCGGTATCGGTCAGGACGGGCACGAGCACGGCTTCCAGCTCAGTCAGCGCGCGGACTACTTCGAGGTCGAGGTGGGCCTCGAGACCACGCTCAAGCGCCCCATCATCAACACCCGCGACGAGCCGCACGCGGACGCCGAGAAGTACCGCAGGCTGCACGTGATCATCGGTGACGCGAACCTGTCGGAGATCTCGACCTATCTCAAGCTGGGCACGACTGCACTGGTCCTGTCCATGATCGAGGACGGCTTCATCGCCGTCGACCTGGCCGTCGACCAGCCCGTGCGCACGCTGCACCAGGTCTCGCACGACCCCACGCTGAAGCGGCTCGTCACGCTGCGCAGCGGACGCACGCTGACCGCGGTGCAGCTCCAGATGGAGTACTTCGAGCTGTCGCGCAAATACGTGGAGGAACGCTTCGGGGCGGACGCCGACGACCAGACCAAGGACGTCCTGGCCCGCTGGGAGGACACTCTCAACCGCCTGGAGAACGACCCGATGAGCCTCTCGGGGGAGCTCGACTGGGTCGCCAAGCGGGAGCTCATGGAGGGCTACCGGCGCCGTGACGGCCTCGACTGGGACGCGGCACGGCTGCATCTGGTCGACCTCCAGTACGCCGACGTACGGGCCGAGAAGGGCCTGTACAACCGTCTGGCGGCGCGCGGCAAGATGAAGCGGCTCCTGGACGAGCGGGACGTCGAGCGGGCCCGTACGAAGCCGCCCGAGGACACCCGCGCGTACTTCCGCGGGCGCTGTCTGGAGCAGTACGCGGACGATGTGGCGGCGGCCTCCTGGGACTCGGTGATCTTCGATCTGCCGGGCCGGGACTCGCTCCAGCGCGTCCCAACCCTGGAGCCGCTTCGCGGAACGCGTAATCACGTCAAGGAGCTCCTCGACCGCTGCCGTACGGCGGAAGACCTGGTCAGGGTCCTGTCGGGCGGCTGA
- the arc gene encoding proteasome ATPase, translating into MAAHDDDMNRGIRPGRGSDDPAGQVAYLEQEIAVLRRKLADSPRHTRILEERIVELQTNLAGVSAQNERLANTLREARDQIVALKEEVDRLAQPPAGFGVFLTANEDGTADIFTGGRKLRVNVSPSVELEELRRGQEVMLNEALNVVEAMEYESVGDIVTLKEILEDGERALVVGHTDEERVVRLAEPLLDVTIRPGDALLLEPRSGYVYEVVPKSEVEELVLEEVPDIGYEQIGGLGNQIELIRDAVELPYLYPDLFKEHELRPPKGVLLYGPPGCGKTLIAKAVANSLAKKVAEVTGQATGKSFFLNIKGPELLNKYVGETERQIRLVFQRAREKASEGTPVIVFFDEMESLFRTRGSGVSSDVENTIVPQLLAEIDGVEGLENVVVIGASNREDMIDPAILRPGRLDVKIKIERPDAEAAKDIFAKYLTQRLPLHSDDLGEHGGDRAATVHGMIQTAVEQMYAESEENRFLEVTYANGDKEVLYFKDFNSGAMIENIVGRAKKAAIKAFLEQNQKGLRVSHLLQACVDEFKENEDLPNTTNPDDWARISGKKGERIVYIRTLVTGKQGADTGRSIDTVANTGQYL; encoded by the coding sequence GTGGCAGCCCACGACGACGACATGAACCGCGGCATCCGCCCGGGACGAGGGTCCGATGACCCTGCCGGGCAGGTTGCCTACCTTGAGCAGGAGATCGCCGTCCTGCGACGCAAGCTCGCCGACTCTCCGCGGCACACGAGGATTCTCGAAGAGCGGATCGTCGAGCTGCAGACCAACCTGGCAGGCGTGTCCGCACAGAACGAGCGGCTCGCCAACACGCTCCGTGAGGCCCGCGACCAGATCGTGGCCCTCAAGGAAGAGGTCGACCGGCTGGCACAGCCACCGGCCGGCTTCGGTGTCTTCCTCACGGCGAACGAGGACGGCACGGCGGACATCTTCACCGGGGGCCGCAAGCTCCGGGTGAACGTCAGCCCCAGCGTGGAGCTCGAAGAGCTCAGGCGCGGCCAGGAAGTGATGCTCAACGAAGCCCTCAACGTGGTCGAGGCCATGGAGTACGAGAGCGTCGGCGACATCGTCACCCTCAAGGAGATCCTCGAGGACGGCGAACGCGCCCTCGTGGTGGGGCACACAGACGAGGAACGGGTGGTACGGCTCGCCGAGCCGCTGCTGGACGTCACCATCCGCCCCGGAGACGCCCTCCTTCTCGAACCCCGTTCCGGCTATGTCTACGAAGTTGTCCCGAAGAGCGAGGTCGAGGAACTCGTCCTCGAAGAGGTCCCGGACATCGGCTACGAGCAGATCGGCGGCCTGGGAAACCAGATCGAACTGATCCGCGACGCGGTCGAGCTCCCCTACCTCTACCCCGACCTCTTCAAGGAACACGAACTGCGGCCGCCCAAGGGTGTGCTGCTCTACGGGCCTCCCGGATGCGGCAAGACGCTCATCGCCAAGGCGGTCGCCAACTCGCTGGCCAAGAAGGTCGCCGAGGTCACCGGCCAGGCCACCGGCAAGAGCTTCTTCCTCAACATCAAGGGCCCCGAGCTCCTGAACAAGTACGTCGGCGAGACCGAGCGGCAGATCCGCCTCGTCTTCCAGCGTGCTCGTGAGAAGGCCAGCGAGGGCACCCCCGTCATCGTCTTCTTCGACGAGATGGAGTCCCTCTTCCGCACCCGTGGATCGGGCGTCAGCTCGGACGTGGAGAACACCATCGTCCCCCAGCTGCTCGCCGAGATCGACGGCGTGGAAGGCCTGGAGAACGTGGTCGTGATCGGCGCCTCGAACCGCGAGGACATGATCGACCCCGCGATCCTGCGCCCCGGACGACTCGATGTGAAGATCAAGATCGAGCGCCCGGACGCCGAGGCCGCCAAGGACATCTTCGCCAAGTACCTCACACAACGCCTCCCGCTGCACTCCGACGACCTCGGAGAGCACGGCGGGGACCGGGCGGCCACCGTCCACGGCATGATCCAGACCGCCGTGGAACAGATGTACGCCGAGTCCGAGGAAAACCGCTTCCTCGAGGTCACCTACGCCAACGGCGACAAGGAAGTCCTGTACTTCAAGGACTTCAACTCGGGCGCCATGATCGAGAACATCGTCGGCCGCGCCAAGAAGGCAGCGATCAAGGCCTTCCTCGAGCAGAACCAGAAGGGCCTTCGGGTCTCCCACCTCCTCCAGGCGTGCGTGGACGAGTTCAAGGAGAACGAGGACCTGCCGAACACCACCAACCCGGACGACTGGGCCCGAATCTCCGGAAAGAAGGGCGAACGGATCGTTTACATCCGTACGCTCGTCACTGGAAAGCAGGGCGCGGACACCGGACGCTCCATCGACACGGTGGCGAACACCGGGCAGTACCTGTAA
- a CDS encoding ferredoxin, with the protein MTVQQEAPGDSEALEVWIDQDLCTGDGICVQYAPEVFELDIDGLAYVKSAQDELLQAPGATTPVPLTLLRDVADSAKECPGDCIHVRRVSDRVEVYGPDAE; encoded by the coding sequence ATGACCGTGCAGCAGGAGGCCCCAGGCGACAGCGAGGCTCTCGAGGTCTGGATCGACCAGGATCTCTGTACCGGGGACGGTATCTGCGTCCAGTACGCGCCGGAGGTCTTCGAGCTGGACATCGACGGTCTGGCCTATGTGAAGAGCGCCCAGGACGAGCTCCTGCAGGCCCCGGGCGCCACAACGCCCGTACCGCTGACGCTTCTGCGGGATGTCGCCGACTCCGCGAAGGAGTGCCCGGGCGACTGCATCCACGTACGTCGAGTTTCGGACAGGGTCGAGGTCTACGGTCCCGACGCGGAGTGA
- a CDS encoding tRNA (adenine-N1)-methyltransferase has protein sequence MSEPTGAARRRGPFKVGDQVQLTDPKGRHYTFTLEAGKNFHTHKGSFPHDELIGAPEGSVVRTTGNVAYLALRPLLPDYVLSMPRGAAVVYPKDAGQILAFADIFPGARVVEAGVGSGSLSSFLLRAIGDQGMLHSYERREDFAEIAQQNVERYFGGPHPAWQLTVGDLQDNLSDTDVDRVILDMLAPWECLEAVSKALVPGGILCCYVATTTQLARTVESIREIGSFNEPTAWESMIRNWHVEGLAVRPDHRMIGHTGFLLTARRLADGVEPPMRRRRPAKGAYGEDYSGPNADGGSGR, from the coding sequence ATGTCCGAACCGACCGGTGCCGCCCGCAGGCGCGGGCCCTTCAAGGTCGGGGACCAGGTTCAGCTGACCGACCCCAAGGGCCGCCACTACACGTTCACGCTCGAGGCCGGGAAGAACTTCCACACCCACAAGGGTTCCTTCCCCCACGACGAGCTGATCGGCGCTCCCGAGGGCAGCGTTGTCCGCACCACGGGGAACGTCGCCTATCTCGCGCTGCGCCCCCTGCTCCCCGACTACGTCCTGTCCATGCCCCGCGGCGCCGCCGTGGTCTACCCCAAGGACGCGGGGCAGATCCTGGCCTTCGCCGACATCTTCCCCGGCGCGCGCGTCGTGGAAGCGGGTGTGGGCTCGGGCTCGCTCAGCAGCTTCCTGCTGCGGGCCATCGGCGACCAGGGCATGCTCCACTCCTACGAGCGCCGCGAGGACTTCGCGGAGATCGCCCAGCAGAACGTGGAGCGCTACTTCGGCGGCCCGCACCCCGCCTGGCAGCTCACCGTCGGCGACCTCCAGGACAACCTGTCCGACACCGATGTCGACCGCGTCATCCTCGACATGCTCGCTCCCTGGGAGTGCCTGGAGGCCGTCTCCAAGGCGCTGGTCCCCGGCGGCATCCTGTGCTGCTACGTCGCCACCACCACCCAGCTCGCACGGACCGTCGAGTCCATCCGCGAGATCGGTTCCTTCAACGAGCCGACCGCGTGGGAGTCGATGATCCGCAACTGGCACGTGGAGGGCCTCGCGGTCCGTCCGGACCACCGGATGATCGGCCACACCGGCTTCCTGCTCACCGCCCGCCGCCTCGCGGACGGCGTCGAGCCGCCCATGCGCCGCCGCCGCCCCGCCAAGGGCGCCTACGGCGAGGACTACTCCGGCCCGAACGCCGACGGCGGCTCAGGCCGCTGA